Below is a genomic region from Methylobacterium sp. FF17.
GCGCATCGCCGAGGACGCCATGGCGGTGCTGCAATCGCACGACTGGCCCGGCAACGTGCGCCAGCTGCGCAACAACGTCGAACGCCTCATGATCCTGACCCACACCGACCCGGATCAGGAGGTGACCTCCGAGATGCTGCCCACCGAGATCGGCGCCCTGGTGCCGACCACGCCGAACGGCTCGGGCGGCGAGAAGCTGATGAGCCTCGCCCTGCGCGAGGCCCGCGAGATCTTCGAGCGCGAGTATCTGGTGGCTCAGATCGCGCGGTTCTCCGGCAACATCTCCCGTACGGCGGAGTTCATCGGCATGGAACGCTCGGCGCTCCACCGGAAACTCAAGTCACTGGGGATCGGCCCCTGAGGCCAAGCGCCAATGCACTTGCATCGCGCCCGCGATGCACGTGTAATACCGGTCGACCGGACCCTTCGGGCCTAGGCCCGGCCGGTCTCAAGAAACGACCTGATGAGAACCCGTCATTCGCGGCGGGCGGCAGCGTGAATCAAGGATAAGAAAATATGGCGGGCGAACGCGCACAGAACCTCCAGGACACGTTCCTGAACCATGTTCGCAAGAACAAGATTCCGCTGACCATCTTCCTCGTGAACGGCGTCAAGCTTCAGGGCGTGGTGACGTGGTTCGATAATTTCTGCGTGCTGCTGCGGCGCGACGGTCATTCCCAGCTCGTCTACAAGCACGCGATCTCGACGATCATGCCGGGCCATCCGGTCCAGCTCTTCGAGCCCGACGAGACCGCGCCCGAGAAGGCCTGAATTCGCACGAAACCGGCATCCGGCCGGCCGAAACGTTTGCCGCGCCCTTGTCTGCGGCCGGCAAGCGCCCATTGTCGTGAAGACACACACGACAGGGTCGAACAAAGAACTTCATGACTGAACTGATGACCCCCGGCGAGGCCCGGCTCCAGGCGATGGCCGCACCGGAAGGCGATATCGCCGCGGCAACCCACACCCTCGTCATTGGGCCTTATCTCGGGCGGGCCGCCGCCGCGGCGCGAAGTGCCACGGGCGCCAGTCCCGAGGCGCTCCGGTCCTCCGAGGCCCGCCTCGACGAGGCGGCCGGCCTCGCCGCCGCCATCGAACTCGACGTGGTCGAGGCGATCGTGGCACCGGTCCAGCGGATCCGCCCCTCCACCTATCTCGGCAAGGGGCGGGTCGAGGAACTCGCCGGCGTGATCCGGGCGCGGGAGATCGGTCTCGTCGTGATGGACTGCGCGCTCTCCCCCGTGCAGCAGCGCAACCTCGAGAAGGCGTTCGGCTGCAAGGTGATCGACCGGACCGGCCTGATCCTCGAGATCTTCGGTCGCCGGGCCTCGACGCGGGAGGGCACGCTCCAGGTCGAGCACGCGCATCTCGCCTATCAGCGCAGCCGCCTCGTGCGATCCTGGACCCACCTGGAGCGCCAGCGCGGCGGCTTCGGCTTTCTCGGCGGTCCCGGCGAGACGCAGATCGAGGCCGACCGGCGCATGATCCAGGAGCGCATGACGAAGATCGAGCGCGAACTCGACAGCGTCACCCGCACGCGCGGCCTGCATCGCCAGAGCCGGGCGCGGGTGCCCTATCCCATCGTCGCGCTGGTCGGCTACACGAACGCGGGCAAGTCCACGCTGTTCAACATCCTGACCAAGGCCCAGGTCATGGCGCAGGACATGCTCTTCGCCACCCTCGACCCCACCGCCCGCGCCACCAAGCTGCCGCATGGCGAGACGGTGATCCTCTCCGATACGGTGGGCTTCATCTCCGAATTGCCGACCTCGCTGATCGCCGCCTTCCGGGCGACCCTGGAGGACGTGATCCACGCCGACATCCTCCTGCATGTGCGCGACGTCGCGCATGTGGACAGCGAAGCCCAGGCCGAGGATGTCGGCTCGGTCCTGCGCGAGCTCGGCATCGAGACCTCGGCCTCCCGCATCATCGAGGTCTGGAACAAGGCCGACCTCCTCGACGCGGACGAGCGCAACCGCCTCCTGAACCTCAGCACCCACGGCCGCAACGACCGGGACAGCGATGCACCCGTGCTGGTGTCGGCCGTGACCGGGGAGGGTCTCGACGTGCTCACGGCGCGGATCGAGGCGCGGATCGCCCGCCAGCGCTCCACCTTCGCGGTGATCCTGCCGCCGGAGGACGGAGCCGCCCTGCACTGGCTCTACGAGAACGCGGAAGTCCTGGACCGGCGCGAGGAGGAGGGGGGCACCATGCACCTCGCCATCCGCATCGCCCCCGAGAAGGAGCCGCGCTTCCTCAACCGCTTCGCGGGCGCACGCCGGCTCAACCGGGTCGGCTGACGACGCGTCGCGATCTTCCACGTCGCGCGTACGTCACTCCTGCACGCAACTCCTGAATGTCAGACGCCCGCGATCCTCTCGGATCGCGGGCGTTTCACGTCAACCGCCGGATCGTTCCTGGGGGATCAGGGCTGGAGCACGCCGTTGACGACGTGGATCACGCCGTTCGACTGCATCACGTTGGCAGTGGTGACCGTTGCGGTGCTGCCCTTGGCATCGGTCACATAGACCTTCTTGCCCTTGGTCTGGATCACCAGGGGCTCACCCGCGACGGTCTTGAGCTGGGCCTCGCCGCCGCCATCCTTGACCAGCTTCATCAGGTCCTTGGCCGTATAGGTGCCGGAAACCACGTGATAGGTCAGGATCTTGGTGAGGGTCGCCTTGTTCTCGGGCTTCACCAGGGTCTCGACGGTGCCGGCCGGGAGCTTGGCGAAGGCGGCGTTGGTGGGCGCGAACACCGTGAAGGGGCCGGGGCCCGACAGCGTATCGACGAGGCCTGCGGCCTTCACGGCGGCGACCAGCGTGGTGTGATCCTTCGAGTTGACCGCGTTCTCCACGATGGTCTTCGAGGCGTACATCGGCGCGCCGCCGACCATCGGGTTCTTTGCGAATGCGGCGGTGGGCGCTGCGGCGCCGAGCGCGAAGGCGAGCGTGGCGGCAGCCAGGGCGCGGTGCGTGATCTTCATGAGCATGTTCCTCTTCGTCGTCCCTCGTGCGGGGTGACTGAGGCGCTCTACGAGGCATTCGCGCGGAAAGTTTCAGGACATCGCCGGCCCCCAACGCCCGATCACGCGGACGTGCGCGCGGTGAAACGCGAAATCCGCCGGACCCTGGGGATCCGGCGGACTTGCGGGCGATCCGACAGCGGTGACCGGGGGCGAGCCCCGGTCGATCGCTCTCAGTACTTGCGGATGATCGGCGCGGGAGCGGCGGCAACCGGGGTCGGCGAGTACAGCGGCACGATCAGGCGGCCGGAGACTTCCGTGCTGTCGAAGGTGCCAGCGCTGCGGACGACGGTGCGAGCGACGTAGACCTGTGCGGTGGCAAACCCGAGGTCGTAGCCGACGAGGCCACCCATCAGGAACCGGCCACGATCGGGGGTACCGGTCGGGTTGGCAGCGTTGATGATGTTGCCGCCCTTGAAGCTGGTGTCGAAGTTGTAGGTACCGTACGCGATGGCGCCGATCTCGAACTTGCCGAACTTTTTGGTCGCGGTCAGATCGAGGTTCAGGGCGTCAGAGATTGAATAGGACTGCGTGAAACCACCCGGACCGATGTTCCTGTTGCCGCCAAAGGTCGCCGGCGAGTCGTAGATGTTGGCGGTCAAGTTGGCGGTCAGGTTGTAGCCATCGCCCGTGTAGCTGGCCGCGACGCCGAAGCGGTAGGTGTTCGAAGCAAGCTGGCCGAGCACGGCGCCGCCGCCGGGGCCGACGCCGCCATTCGGAATGGCGAGGGCACCGGCCCGCGTGGTCAGGACG
It encodes:
- the hfq gene encoding RNA chaperone Hfq — its product is MAGERAQNLQDTFLNHVRKNKIPLTIFLVNGVKLQGVVTWFDNFCVLLRRDGHSQLVYKHAISTIMPGHPVQLFEPDETAPEKA
- the hflX gene encoding GTPase HflX; translated protein: MTELMTPGEARLQAMAAPEGDIAAATHTLVIGPYLGRAAAAARSATGASPEALRSSEARLDEAAGLAAAIELDVVEAIVAPVQRIRPSTYLGKGRVEELAGVIRAREIGLVVMDCALSPVQQRNLEKAFGCKVIDRTGLILEIFGRRASTREGTLQVEHAHLAYQRSRLVRSWTHLERQRGGFGFLGGPGETQIEADRRMIQERMTKIERELDSVTRTRGLHRQSRARVPYPIVALVGYTNAGKSTLFNILTKAQVMAQDMLFATLDPTARATKLPHGETVILSDTVGFISELPTSLIAAFRATLEDVIHADILLHVRDVAHVDSEAQAEDVGSVLRELGIETSASRIIEVWNKADLLDADERNRLLNLSTHGRNDRDSDAPVLVSAVTGEGLDVLTARIEARIARQRSTFAVILPPEDGAALHWLYENAEVLDRREEEGGTMHLAIRIAPEKEPRFLNRFAGARRLNRVG
- a CDS encoding fasciclin domain-containing protein — protein: MKITHRALAAATLAFALGAAAPTAAFAKNPMVGGAPMYASKTIVENAVNSKDHTTLVAAVKAAGLVDTLSGPGPFTVFAPTNAAFAKLPAGTVETLVKPENKATLTKILTYHVVSGTYTAKDLMKLVKDGGGEAQLKTVAGEPLVIQTKGKKVYVTDAKGSTATVTTANVMQSNGVIHVVNGVLQP
- a CDS encoding transporter, whose product is MTKNWLVAGAMALTASMTATASYAQSTTVPGEQVGLATGAPLPEGIYALNTFVYQMRDNPSPVDAGINVPVLVWSTPFVPFGGRVELLVAPPTVFVFGKGNSSSSIRDLSFNVGTFVGGIWAFDLGNNFGVSFLGGVYLNELNGDRGVLTTRAGALAIPNGGVGPGGGAVLGQLASNTYRFGVAASYTGDGYNLTANLTANIYDSPATFGGNRNIGPGGFTQSYSISDALNLDLTATKKFGKFEIGAIAYGTYNFDTSFKGGNIINAANPTGTPDRGRFLMGGLVGYDLGFATAQVYVARTVVRSAGTFDSTEVSGRLIVPLYSPTPVAAAPAPIIRKY